One part of the Lotus japonicus ecotype B-129 chromosome 2, LjGifu_v1.2 genome encodes these proteins:
- the LOC130739173 gene encoding SUPPRESSOR OF GAMMA RESPONSE 1-like: protein MARSWIIDFGSFAKKVKNTNLSTVDQIKDCGAYLDCPKCHYRIDNSDVFPEWPGFPAGVKFDPSDVELLEHLAAKHCIGDRVAHMFIHEFIPTLEGDQGICYTHPENLPGARKDGSSVHFFNRTVNAYATGQRKRRKIHHQHGLTHEEHVRWHKTGKTKPVIEDGVHKGFKKIMVLYVSSQKRSKPYKSNWVMHQYHLGSEEEEKDGEYVVSKVFYQPNKHTEKNEENPVAEGSDMASRTDPRTPNPNPPSRPHTDIYVDCDDNFDDSELPLLIQDDECVPQESHAPPSDVKNEDNMGDSAWLAGESQDVSYFDDLDDIVLCQEMLDSSGLFNDSVLNSSTFNGFTGHANEGQLGISIQDTLELDTLLDFDFSVSTNLPF from the exons ATGGCTAG AAGCTGGATTATTGACTTTGGATCATTTGCAAAGAAAGTGAAAAACACTAATCTGTCAACAGTTGATCAAATCAAGGACTGTGGAGCATATCTTGATTGTCCAAAATGTCATTATCGGATCGACAACAGTGAT GTTTTTCCGGAGTGGCCTGGCTTTCCTGCTGGTGTAAAGTTTGATCCTTCTGATGTTGAACTTTTAGAACATTTAGCAGCAAAGCATTGTATTGGAGACAGAGTGGCACACATGTTCATCCATGAGTTTATCCCAACTCTAGAAGGAGATCAAGGTATTTGCTACACACATCCAGAAAATCTTCCAG GTGCCAGGAAAGATGGGAGCAGTGTCCATTTCTTTAACAGAACAGTTAACGCATACGCTACTGGACAAAGAAAGCGTAGAAAGATCCATCATCAACATGGTTTGACTCATGAGGAGCATGTGCGCTGGCACAAGACAGGTAAGACCAAACCTGTGATAGAAGATGGAGTGCATAAGGGATTCAAGAAGATCATGGTTCTTTATGTCAGCTCTCAGAAAAGGTCCAAGCCATATAAATCCAATTGGGTGATGCATCAGTACCATCTAGGAAgtgaagaggaagagaaggatGGTGAATATGTGGTTTCAAAAGTTTTTTATCAACCGAACAAGCATACTGAGAAAAATGAGGAGAATCCAGTGGCTGAAGGTTCTGACATGGCGTCACGAACCGATCCAAGAACCCCAAATCCAAATCCTCCAAGTCGACCTCATActgatatatatgttgattgtgatgacaaTTTTGATGACAGTGAACTTCCATTACTCATCCAG GATGATGAGTGTGTACCTCAAGAATCACATGCCCCACCATCTGATGTAAAGAATGAGGACAATATGGGTGACTCTGCATGGTTAGCTGGTGAATCACAGGATGTAAGTTACTTTGATGACTTGGATGACATCGTACTATGCCAGGAGATGTTAGATTCTTCTGGTCTCTTCAATGATTCTGTATTGAACTCCTCCACTTTTAACGGTTTCACTGGTCATGCAAATGAGGGCCAACTTGGAATTTCTATCCAGGACACCTTGGAATTGGATACTCTTCTAGATTTTGACTTTTCTGTAAGCACCAACTTACCCTTTTAG
- the LOC130739174 gene encoding CRM-domain containing factor CFM9, mitochondrial yields the protein MFGARNLQRQCFKPLSSLLQLQLQLHSNLYKNVVPLGHRTEQSNIVKVEPYHDVGLCGYVKPFSFMNGSSSRAMSTSKGRSMRSKVEKRMQKESGKTLREIRRAKKLKKKLMTEEERLVYNLKRAKKKVALLLQKLKKYELPDLSSPRHDPELLTPEQLQAYKKVGFKNKNYVPVGVRGVFGGVVQNMHLHWKFHETVQVCCDNFPKEKIKEMASMLARLSGGIVINVHDVKTIIMFRGRNYRQPKNLIPINTLTKRKALFKARFEQALESQKLNIKKLEQQLRRMGVNPEDPSAMASIQRVASTFFNAIDKKEGSPYVFRDGKQSITEPIEDKGESEPSFDSDQEELDQFIADIEDAADKEYEAEEAKENEEMSRIRYWNKEDFGGRFRRSDVSRNDDYDGEVRVSRAWQTARPKHRARDSDDEENAHSDNDDGDDDFAGRFKRSGVSRNDDYDGEVRVSRAWQTARPKHRARDSADEENAHSDNDDNDEWHSSNIADDSDIDSNGSNEGRGRFKESRTGREMGRTRVNGSPNRHVEGKFRRNMAIEDSESEGMLSDVENAMWESDEDENDSGHLRQVRDNYKSSSSDDEHTFQIKRDKKNGMRDHKRKVDDPAPYHSSFDAPKSVRGTQEGNGRTDFESTDVFSGRESWLWDSDAEEDSRVSRSARDGNHPTSQNSNVVKSDIHKRRTPKEADEAWDSD from the exons ATGTTCGGTGCCAGAAATCTGCAGAGGCAGTGCTTCAAGCCcctctcttctctccttcaacttcaacttcaacttcaCTCCAATCTCTACAA AAATGTTGTGCCTTTAGGACATAGGACTGAGCAGAGCAACATAGTTAAAGTGGAGCCGTACCATGATGTTGGTTTGTGTGGTTATGTTAAGCCATTTAGTTTCATGAATGGATCATCGTCGCGGGCGATGTCAACATCGAAAGGAAGGAGCATGCGAAGCAAGGTGGAGAAGAGGATGCAGAAGGAGTCTGGTAAGACATTAAGGGAGATACGTAGAGCTaagaaattgaagaagaagcttaTGACAGAAGAAGAGAGGCTTGTTTACAACCTCAAAAGA GCGAAGAAGAAAGTGGCATTGCTATTGCAAAAACTCAAGAAATATGAGCTACCAGATCTGTCTTCTCCTCGGCATGACCCGGAGCTCTTAACACCTGAGCAGCTTCAGGCATATAAAAAAGTTGGATTCAAGAACAAGAACTATGTCCCTGTTGGTGTTCGTGGAGTCTTTGGAGGAGTTGTGCAAAACATGCATCTCCATTGGAAGTTCCATGAGACTGTGCAAGTTTGTTGTGACAATTTCCCcaaggaaaaaataaaagaaatggcTTCAATGCTTGCAAGATTGAGTGGTGGGATTGTGATAAATGTTCACGATGTGAAAACAATCATTATGTTCCGTGGTAGAAACTATCGTCAACCCAAAAATTTGATACCTATTAACACCCTTACAAAGAGGAAG GCTCTATTCAAGGCCAGATTTGAGCAAGCTCTTGAATCTCAGAAGTTAAACATAAAGAAACTAGAACAGCAGCTCCGACGGATGGGAGTAAATCCTGAGGATCCAAGTGCTATGGCCAGCATCCAAAGAGTCGCTTCCACGTTTTTCAATGCCATTGACAAGAAAGAGGGAAGTCCTTACGTGTTCCGTGACGGAAAGCAGTCAATAACAGAACCTATTGAAGATAAAGGAGAGTCAGAGCCTTCTTTTGATAGTGATCAGGAAGAGCTAGATCAATTCATTGCTGATATAGAGGATGCAGCAGATAAAGAATATGAAGCTGAAGAGGccaaagaaaatgaagagatgaGCAGAATTAGATATTGGAACAAAGAAGATTTTGGTGGAAGATTCAGAAGATCAGATGTTTCTAGAAATGATGACTATGATGGTGAGGTTAGAGTCTCAAGGGCTTGGCAGACTGCACGTCCTAAGCATCGGGCTAGGGATAGTGATGATGAAGAGAATGCCCATTCTGATAATGATGACGGTGATGATGATTTTGCTGGAAGATTCAAAAGATCAGGTGTTTCTAGAAATGATGACTATGATGGTGAGGTTAGAGTCTCAAGGGCTTGGCAGACTGCACGCCCTAAGCACCGGGCTAGGGATAGTGCTGATGAAGAGAATGCCCATTCTGACAATGATGACAATGATGAGTGGCATTCCAGTAATATTGCTGATGATAGTGATATTGATAGCAATGGCTCTAATGAAGGTAGAGGTAGGTTCAAGGAAAGTAGAACGGGGAGAGAGATGGGTAGGACCCGAGTCAATGGAAGTCCAAATAGACACGTTGAAGGTAAATTTAGGAGGAACATGGCCATAGAAGATTCTGAATCAGAAGGCATGCTTAGTGATGTTGAGAATGCAATGTGGGAGTCTGATGAGGATGAAAATGACTCAGGACATCTGAGACAGGTCAGGGACAACTACAAGAGTAGCAGCAGTGATGATGAGCACACGTTTCAAATAAAGAGAGACAAAAAGAATGGTATGAGGGATCATAAGCGTAAGGTTGATGATCCCGCTCCATATCATAGTAGTTTTGATGCACCAAAGAGTGTGAGAGGGACCCAAGAAGGAAATGGCAGAACCGATTTTGAGTCCACAGATGTATTTAGCGGTCGAGAAAGCTGGTTGTGGGATTCAGATGCTGAGGAGGACTCAAGAGTATCAAGATCTGCTAGGGATGGGAACCACCCCACAAGTCAAAATAGCAATGTGGTCAAAAGTGATATCCATAAGAGGAGAACACCAAAAGAAGCTGATGAGGCTTGGGACAGTGACTAG
- the LOC130739175 gene encoding uncharacterized protein LOC130739175 isoform X2: MSEGYYNSKKTDDICGDVCSQGTSAALSMSRRLRCIFRGLDIKTFIFLFMVIPTGIIFVYFHGQKISYFLRPLWESPPKPFHEIPHYYHENVSMETLCSLHGWGIRESPRRVFDAVLFSNEVDILTLRWKELHPYVTHYVILESNSTFTGLSKPLVFASNRDNFKFVKSRLTYGVIGGGSRKGENPFVEEAYQRVVLDRLLEKAGIEDDDLLIMSDVDEIPSAHTINLLRWCSDIPDVLHLQLKNYLYSFEFFLDNQSWRASIHRYRTGKTRYAHYRQGDVLLSDAGWHCSFCFRRVSEFVFKMKAYSHYDRVRFAHYLNHDRIQDVICKGSDLFDMLPEEYTFKEIIGKMGPIPHSYSAVHLPSYLLNNAERYKYLLPGNCRRESS; encoded by the exons ATGTCAGAGGGATATTATAACTCCAAGAAGACTGATGACATATGTGGGGATGTTTGTAGCCAG GGAACTAGTGCAGCTTTGAGCATGTCAAGAAGACTCCGGTGCATTTTCCGAGGGTTGGACATCAAGACCTTCATATTTTTGTTCATGGTTATCCCAACAGGCATCATCTTTGTTTATTTTCATGGCCAGAAAATCTCATACTTTCTGAGACCACTATGGGAATCTCCTCCAAAACCCTTCCATGAAATCCCTCACTATTACCATGAGAATGTCTCAATGGAAACTCTATGCAGTCTTCACGGTTGGGGAATTCGCGAATCACCTAGGCGCGTCTTTGATGCTGTTTTGTTTAGCAATGAAGTTGACATTCTTACTCTTCGTTGGAAAGAACTGCATCCATATGTGACACACTATGTAATCCTTGAATCAAACTCAACATTCACAGGATTGTCTAAACCTTTGGTTTTCGCAAGCAATCGGGACAATTTTAAGTTTGTCAAGTCTCGCCTGACATACGGGGTGATTGGGGGAGGATCTAGGAAAGGGGAGAATCCTTTTGTTGAAGAGGCGTATCAAAGAGTCGTCCTGGACCGGCTTCTGGAGAAAGCCGGAATAGAAGATGATGATCTCTTGATAATGTCTGATGTTGATGAGATTCCTAGTGCACACACAATTAACCTCTTGAGGTGGTGCAGTGACATCCCtgatgttcttcatcttcagctGAAGAACTACTTGTActcttttgagttttttctTGACAATCAAAGTTGGAGAGCTTCAATTCATAGATACCGAACCGGCAAGACGCGCTACGCGCACTACAGGCAGGGTGATGTGTTGTTGTCAGATGCTGGCTGGCATTGTAGCTTCTGTTTCCGCCGTGTAAGTGAATTCGTATTCAAGATGAAGGCTTACAGCCATTATGATCGGGTGCGGTTCGCTCATTACTTGAACCATGACAGGATTCAGGATGTGATATGCAAAGGAAGTGACCTGTTTGACATGCTTCCTGAAGAGTATACATTTAAGGAGATTATTGGGAAGATGGGACCTATTCCTCATTCTTACTCAGCAGTGCATCTTCCATCATACTTGTTGAATAATGCAGAGAGATACAAGTACTTGTTGCCTGGTAACTGCAGAAGAGAAAGTAGCTGA
- the LOC130739175 gene encoding uncharacterized protein LOC130739175 isoform X1: MSEGYYNSKKTDDICGDVCSQQGTSAALSMSRRLRCIFRGLDIKTFIFLFMVIPTGIIFVYFHGQKISYFLRPLWESPPKPFHEIPHYYHENVSMETLCSLHGWGIRESPRRVFDAVLFSNEVDILTLRWKELHPYVTHYVILESNSTFTGLSKPLVFASNRDNFKFVKSRLTYGVIGGGSRKGENPFVEEAYQRVVLDRLLEKAGIEDDDLLIMSDVDEIPSAHTINLLRWCSDIPDVLHLQLKNYLYSFEFFLDNQSWRASIHRYRTGKTRYAHYRQGDVLLSDAGWHCSFCFRRVSEFVFKMKAYSHYDRVRFAHYLNHDRIQDVICKGSDLFDMLPEEYTFKEIIGKMGPIPHSYSAVHLPSYLLNNAERYKYLLPGNCRRESS, translated from the exons ATGTCAGAGGGATATTATAACTCCAAGAAGACTGATGACATATGTGGGGATGTTTGTAGCCAG CAGGGAACTAGTGCAGCTTTGAGCATGTCAAGAAGACTCCGGTGCATTTTCCGAGGGTTGGACATCAAGACCTTCATATTTTTGTTCATGGTTATCCCAACAGGCATCATCTTTGTTTATTTTCATGGCCAGAAAATCTCATACTTTCTGAGACCACTATGGGAATCTCCTCCAAAACCCTTCCATGAAATCCCTCACTATTACCATGAGAATGTCTCAATGGAAACTCTATGCAGTCTTCACGGTTGGGGAATTCGCGAATCACCTAGGCGCGTCTTTGATGCTGTTTTGTTTAGCAATGAAGTTGACATTCTTACTCTTCGTTGGAAAGAACTGCATCCATATGTGACACACTATGTAATCCTTGAATCAAACTCAACATTCACAGGATTGTCTAAACCTTTGGTTTTCGCAAGCAATCGGGACAATTTTAAGTTTGTCAAGTCTCGCCTGACATACGGGGTGATTGGGGGAGGATCTAGGAAAGGGGAGAATCCTTTTGTTGAAGAGGCGTATCAAAGAGTCGTCCTGGACCGGCTTCTGGAGAAAGCCGGAATAGAAGATGATGATCTCTTGATAATGTCTGATGTTGATGAGATTCCTAGTGCACACACAATTAACCTCTTGAGGTGGTGCAGTGACATCCCtgatgttcttcatcttcagctGAAGAACTACTTGTActcttttgagttttttctTGACAATCAAAGTTGGAGAGCTTCAATTCATAGATACCGAACCGGCAAGACGCGCTACGCGCACTACAGGCAGGGTGATGTGTTGTTGTCAGATGCTGGCTGGCATTGTAGCTTCTGTTTCCGCCGTGTAAGTGAATTCGTATTCAAGATGAAGGCTTACAGCCATTATGATCGGGTGCGGTTCGCTCATTACTTGAACCATGACAGGATTCAGGATGTGATATGCAAAGGAAGTGACCTGTTTGACATGCTTCCTGAAGAGTATACATTTAAGGAGATTATTGGGAAGATGGGACCTATTCCTCATTCTTACTCAGCAGTGCATCTTCCATCATACTTGTTGAATAATGCAGAGAGATACAAGTACTTGTTGCCTGGTAACTGCAGAAGAGAAAGTAGCTGA